One window from the genome of Plasmodium relictum strain SGS1 genome assembly, chromosome: 12 encodes:
- a CDS encoding acetyl-CoA acetyltransferase, putative — protein sequence MLTSNLRKVFIVGYARTPIGSLCGSTSHIPVHKLASATILKAIERSQIEKDLIDCLIFGQSFSSGCGPLPLQKIIITTGLNINTKTYLINNLCCSGLDSVTLGYDLIKGGKDICIVGGMENMSQSPFFLKNLRTEKYNIGNNIFKDSITNDGYDFVINNKELKKNNNLELFCKKFKIPRIDLDEYVINSFKRTANAYSENLIQQEIFPLVIQKKNKLDIEKSIVDSDEIYKKCNIDNICNLSNESIITNYNIAPFGDGACAIILMSEKKINELQLNPLAEIITYDNASVYPSDFPLSISYSIMKCLKTINKSFVDYYEINESSALNVIFNIQNLNLDISNVNINGGSLSLGNPTSVSGSRILVSLITVLKNFDMKFGCASINNYLGSSTSVLVENM from the exons atGTTAACAAGTAACTTAAGGAAAGTTTTCATAGTAGGTTATGCTAGGACACCTATAGGTTCATTATGCGGAAGTACTTCTCATATACCTGTACATAAATTAG CTAGTGCTACTATATTAAAAGCTATAGAAAGAAGTCAAATTGAAAAAGATTTAATTGATTGTTTAATATTTGGTCAATCTTTTTCATCTGGTTGTGGACCATTACCActtcaaaaaattattattactacaG ggttaaatataaatactaaaacgtatttaataaataatttatgttGTAGTGGATTAGATTCAGTAACATTAGGATATGATTTAATTAAAGGAGGAAAAGATATATGTATTGTTGGGGGTATGGAAAATATGTCTCAAAGtcccttttttttaaaaaatttaagaacagaaaaatataatatagggaataatatatttaaagataGTATTACAAATGATGGATATGATTttgtaattaataataaggaattaaagaaaaataataatttggaATTGTTTTgtaaaaagtttaaaataCCAAGAATTGATTTAGATGAATATGTTATTAATTCATTCAAAAGAACAGCTAATGCATATAGTGAAAATTTAATTCAGCAAGAAATTTTCCCATTggtaattcaaaaaaaaaacaaactAGACATAGAAAAAAGTATTGTTGATAGTGatgaaatttataaaaagtgTAATATTGACAATATATGCAATTTAAGTAATGAATCTATTATAACAAATTACAATATAGCCCCTTTTGGTGATGGGGCATGTGCAATTATATTAAtgagtgaaaaaaaaataaatgagcTTCAGTTAAATCCTTTAGCTGAAATTATAACTTATGATAATGCTTCTGTTTATCCATCTGATTTTCCTCTAAGTATATCTTATTCTATAATGAAATGCTTAAAAACTATAAATAAGTCATTTGTTGATTATTACGAAATAAATGAATCATCTGCACTTAAcgtaatatttaatattcaaaatttaaatttagatatatcgaatgtaaatataaatggTGGATCCTTATCCTTAGGAAATCCAACTTCTGTATCAGGCTCAAGGATTCTCGTATCATTAATTactgttttaaaaaattttgatatgAAATTTGGTTGCGCttctataaataattatttaggTTCATCAACATCAGTATTAGTTGAAAATATGTAG